From Saccopteryx leptura isolate mSacLep1 chromosome 3, mSacLep1_pri_phased_curated, whole genome shotgun sequence, one genomic window encodes:
- the LOC136397638 gene encoding olfactory receptor 2A12-like, with protein sequence MWMPPVENQTWVSEFILLGFSRDPTSNRILFIVFLLLYLSSVLGNGLIVTLICLDKRLHTPMYFFLCILSLLDTGYITTTVPQMLVHLLAHSQTISFAGCWLQMYMFSVLGLSESILFVVMAYDRYVAICYPLRYTVILNWGLCTRLAAGTGACGFFFSLIHTFFTMRLPYCGPNVINHYFCEGPSVRSLACMDTHLIEIVDLVISVFMVVAPISLILASYVHIAQAILKIKSTKGRCKAFSTCASHLTVVSFFYAPATYIYIRVNSNYSPERDKQISLFYNVFTALLNPVVYSLRNKDIKGAFLKVMGWSSVAQ encoded by the coding sequence atgtggatgcctcCAGTGGAGAACCAAACTTGGGTGTCTGAATTCATCCTGCTTGGCTTCTCCCGTGACCCCACGTCCAACAGGATCCTCTTCATTGTCTTCCTTCTGCTCTACCTGAGCTCAGTCCTGGGCAATGGGCTCATTGTCACCCTGATCTGCCTGGACAAGCGTCTTCACActcccatgtacttcttcctctgTATCCTCTCCCTGCTGGACACGGGCTACATCACCACCACTGTGCCCCAGATGTTGGTGCATCTTCTCGCTCATTCTCAGACCATCTCCTTTGCTGGCTGTTGGCTGCAGATGTACATGTTTAGCGTCCTGGGATTGAGTGAGAGCATTTTATTTGTAGTCATGGCTTATGACCGATACGTAGCCATCTGTTACCCTCTGCGGTATACAGTCATCCTCAACTGGGGCCTGTGCACACGGCTGGCAGCTGGGACAGGGGCCTgcggtttctttttctctctgatccATACATTCTTCACCATGCGGCTGCCGTATTGTGGGCCTAACGTGATCAACCACTACTTCTGTGAAGGTCCCTCGGTACGAAGCTTGGCCTGCATGGATACCCACCTCATTGAGATTGTGGACCTGGTGATCAGTGTGTTCATGGTTGTTGCTCCaatttccctcattttggccTCCTACGTCCATATTGCCCAAGCCATTCTCAAGATCAAGTCCACAAAGGGCCGCTGCAAGGCTTTCTCCACCTGTGCTTCCCACCTCACTGTGGTCTCATTCTTCTATGCTCCAGCCACTTATATCTACATACGGGTCAACTCTAACTATTCCCCTGAGCGAGACAAGCAGATCTCACTCTTTTACAATGTCTTCACTGCCCTGCTCAACCCTGTGGTCTACAGTCTAAGGAACAAGGACATCAAAGGGGCTTTTCTCAAAGTGATGGGGTGGAGCAGTGTGGCCCAGTGA